The following coding sequences lie in one Lolium perenne isolate Kyuss_39 chromosome 2, Kyuss_2.0, whole genome shotgun sequence genomic window:
- the LOC127332893 gene encoding peroxidase 2-like yields the protein MASGGTKLAALALLTLLGCVVRTCEASYGHPNRLLTSRSPPLPGSGPPPAVLAVGYYNQTCYQAEQIVRAAVKKAVYANRGIGAGLIRLFFHDCFVRGCDASILLDETEASPLPEKLGRPNYRSLRGFEVIDQAKTALEKKCQGVVSCADIIAFAARDATVLLSNGTVQFDMPSGRFDGRVSLASETLPNLPSPFADLTTLKTLFDSKGLSLDDMVTLSGAHTVGVSHCSSFADRLPRNASDPLAMHSTLAGSLTKKCRSGSSTVDHDSKTPGDLDSQYYRNVLDGKVLLKSDATLMSSSETEAKVRFHAYYPWVWAGRFKAAMVKMGGIEVKTSADGEIRRQCRFVNAPTIERVYVLSADS from the exons ATGGCTAGTGGTGGTACCAAGCTTGCCGCCCTGGCTCTGCTAACGCTGCTTGGTTGTGTAGTACGCACGTGCGAAGCGAGCTACGGACATCCCAACCGGTTGCTGACCAGCCGGAGCCCGCCGCTGCCCGGTTCGGGCCCTCCTCCGGCGGTGCTCGCCGTCGGCTACTACAACCAGACGTGCTACCAAGCGGAACAGATCGTGAGGGCCGCCGTGAAGAAGGCGGTGTACGCCAACCGCGGGATCGGCGCCGGCCTCATCCGCCTCTTCTTCCACGATTGCTTCGTCCGG GGTTGCGATGCATCGATCCTCCTCGACGAGACTGAAGCCAGCCCGCTGCCGGAGAAGCTCGGCAGGCCCAACTACCGCAGCCTGCGCGGCTTCGAGGTGATCGACCAAGCCAAGACGGCGCTCGAGAAGAAGTGCCAGGGCGTCGTCTCGTGCGCCGACATCATCGCCTTCGCGGCGCGCGACGCCACGGTGCTACTCAGCAACGGGACGGTTCAGTTCGACATGCCGTCCGGCCGCTTCGACGGGCGCGTGTCCCTCGCCAGCGAGACCCTCCCTAACTTGCCTTCTCCATTCGCCGACCTCACGACGCTCAAGACACTATTCGACTCCAAGGGGCTCAGCCTGGACGACATGGTCACCCTCTCCGGCGCGCACACCGTCGGGGTCTCCCACTGCTCGTCCTTCGCCGACCGCCTCCCTCGCAACGCCTCGGATCCCTTGGCCATGCACTCCACGCTCGCCGGCTCGCTGACGAAGAAGTGCAGGAGCGGCAGCTCCACCGTGGACCATGACTCCAAGACCCCCGGAGACCTGGACAGCCAGTACTACAGGAACGTGCTCGATGGCAAAGTGCTGCTCAAATCGGACGCCACGCTCATGTCGTCGTCGGAGACGGAGGCCAAGGTGCGCTTCCACGCCTACTACCCCTGGGTGTGGGCGGGGAGGTTCAAGGCCGCCATGGTGAAGATGGGGGGCATCGAGGTGAAGACCAGCGCCGACGGGGAGATCAGAAGGCAGTGCCGGTTCGTCAATGCTCCGACGATCGAAAGAGTATACGTTCTGTCAGCTGACTCCTGA